GGACAAGGATAAGAATTTTAATCGGTATTCGTGTAGGGAATTACTATAAGGGCATTTGGTCTTTTCACGTTAGTTAAACTAATCTATTGTCCTGTTTTGGTATGGGAATATTGGTccttaaaatcataaatttaggttaaattttattttctttcatgaactttaaaattgatctaaaatatcatagtaatttttaaattttatttgttattttcctCGGCAGGTCAATCACCACATCTGACTAATTTACATGCATTTTTTATTCCAGTTGGCATTACTAAATCAACATGGTATTTTACATGATTTTTATCCTACTTGTTACAaactaaaaaattcatttaaaatattataaatatttcatgGTTGTCCAAGTAAAATAAGTTTTTCGTCAAAGATATCTTATTTGGGTTAGGTgggaaaataacaaacaaaatgtaaaatttgtgaattttttaaaatcaatttaaaaatttttgGATAATACCGCAATTTAACTAAAATTCATGATTGTAGAGACTAAAACACTAATTTATTTTAGTCTAGAGTtacatataaattttaaaatacatgATATTTTGAAGAATACATATAAAAATATCTCCAACCCAGCCATACCCACTTCCAAGTAGGTTTGTGCAAGGTTGCatctagatttattaaatattgaGCACAACACAACCCACTTGAGTCATGGTCTTGAGCCAAGTCCGGCCTCAAGTTGACTGAGACTAACTCGACTTGTGTCGGGTGGTAACAACCTCACCAACTTGACTACTCTACTTTCCCACAACGGAAATTTAATTCCGGCATTCCTCAATCTCCGATAAAGTTGTATTGGCGAGGAGTAGAATTGTCATCAGACCGACCCAGGCAACGATCGCAAGCTGGATTATGCGGCTGAGGGATTCCTTAGGAGTTGCTACCATAATGGAAGCTCCATAGGTGATTGTGACGGACACCCACATGATCATGAAGAATCTGTACCTGAAGGGTAAGCCAATAATCAGCAGCAATATAATGCTGAGTGAGGACACAAATGCCACCGTATTGGAGCGTATGAAGTTCCGGTAAATGTGAGGGTCTTTGTAGGCCTCCCCGGCCTTGTGCGCAAGAGTGTCCTCCTGCCACACGCCGCCGGTGGGGCTGACGGCAGCCTGGAACGCCATCACCACCACCATGATGGAGTCGCGCTTCCTGGTCAGCCACTCGACCGGGGGGGTTTGAGAGGAGTGGGTGGATCCAGACCGGAGCAACCGTTTGATTTCATCGGTGTCGTGGTCAGATCCGAAATAGGAGATGCGTTGCTTTAGGATTGTTATTGGTGTTTCCCATTTGGAATTCTTTGATTTCTTGTCGATCTTGGTGTCTTTTGTCAAGTATTGAATTATCTGCCACGGTCAACCAAAATTggtttataataataaatattactatatcATAATTTTTAAGAATTATAAATACAAAGGTGTTTATTGGAACATTTTAATTTGAtccaatatactccctccgttcctgaaaatttgtcacatttcattttctgtactcattttagaaaaatgataataaaaaattaaagtggagagaagctaaaataagagagaataatgtagataaaagtcttctctatattattctctctccactttaactatttattaacatttttctaaaataattgtagaaaatgaaatttgacaaattttcaaatACGGGTAATTATTTAAAAAGCACAGTCATTTAAGACTATCTATGTAATGACCCATTAAGTGATttactaaattaatataattttcgaTCATCTATAAAAATATGGAGATTATTGTGCATATACCATTTTTCTCATTATAtaaaacttaaattaattttgatatatgtGAAATCAAAGTTGTAATAATGAGAgactcattctctctctttatatatatttatattgataGAGGGaggtgatcaattgctaactagttaataatctaaaaattaagatcaatttttaaccattagattagaAATGGAGTGGTTGATATAATGTCaagtgaattatattttaaatttaaataattattaaataaaattaaagggtattaatgtcaattatctctaattaaaattatcctaaaactttaaatttacgtaactctctcaatttaaattattttttagcaaaaaatatatcaaattaaaggtaattttataaggattctaacgagatctcaattgcatatgttccaatgacgttcggatgatgaaatttgatgatttttatttcagttttcgtataGGTTGATAAACAAATTTTTTATCAACATATAcattaaaaaatctcaatataatgcatataaaatctcaatataatgaatgtacaatctcaataaaattgtgttgatattttcatgtacttgtgttgaaatactcatgtcattgtgttgatatttgtaatacactatgttgatataaaaaaacacgaaaattatgatatgataacagaatgacgatcttactcttttgttgatattttatctattatttaTTGAGATTCGTTAGATTTAATCTCAtacactcattttaaaatctaaaggTGAAGATTTGAtcttgattttggattatgatgttATAAGCAATATAAGAGGACCTGATTGATAGAATCTCATTTCTAtcaatattatatacaaatgaGAAACAAAGattctttaaaatattaatgatTTTCTCATTTTAAATTCTTCAATTGACGAATATTCATCATCTGTAATTTATGTGAATTATTAATTTTGAGTCCAACCACAAATATTCAACATATAATATGAGAAACTAAAATTTATAACTACCAACTTGTGGAAATGGTATTAATTAActattttaaatgaaaatattattttggaCTTTTAAACAAATGTTATGATTCCTTATTTAGTGGAATCAAATCGCATAAGTATGCAAGTTATTTTTGAACGATTAGTAagttattaaatatttatttttcaactcTTTACACTTAGTCACTTACTGTAATCATATTTGCATACTaatatcattattatttattaggGTACACAATATCTACATATTACATAACTGATAGAATCATATAATAAATGTAATTCAATTTGCTTATATTGTTTTAAGTTTAACTTGTAAATATATacactatgtaatttttttttattaaaatgaaaatctTCGCAACGAACGATTATACATATAATCAAAATCTATAAGAATGCAAGCTTTTACAAtatagttaaaataa
This portion of the Salvia splendens isolate huo1 chromosome 10, SspV2, whole genome shotgun sequence genome encodes:
- the LOC121752714 gene encoding ankyrin repeat-containing protein At2g01680-like — translated: MVGILIEPAEKKLYDNVTLLHIAAAEGYVDIASILLEKAPNMCWSRDGNGMNPIHVAAMNGREEVLKLLVEKDAFASMEWLDRGETVLHLCVKHRKLGALKVLVTKLGEFVCAEDDAGETVLHLAVRYKQLEIIQYLTKDTKIDKKSKNSKWETPITILKQRISYFGSDHDTDEIKRLLRSGSTHSSQTPPVEWLTRKRDSIMVVVMAFQAAVSPTGGVWQEDTLAHKAGEAYKDPHIYRNFIRSNTVAFVSSLSIILLLIIGLPFRYRFFMIMWVSVTITYGASIMVATPKESLSRIIQLAIVAWVGLMTILLLANTTLSEIEECRN